In the genome of Podospora pseudocomata strain CBS 415.72m chromosome 2 map unlocalized CBS415.72m_2.2, whole genome shotgun sequence, one region contains:
- the SCS2 gene encoding phosphatidylinositol-binding protein scs2 (COG:U; EggNog:ENOG503P02E), which yields MSVEIEPFELGFRRPFTIEVAQILKIKNTNKEPIAFKVKTTAPKQYCVRPNSGRVEPGHEVEVSVLLQAMKQEPPADAKCRDKFLVQSVTITGDKDFTNVQQIWDGVPKSAIQERKIRVSWLAANDDGNAEPAVSTPPRRSLANGHEDTPNAAPPAYSSPHDESTILDNTSPGQPEQESREETGSTVAESAVAAAKTTAVETYEEIKAKLAQAEATIAQLKNDAASGLRQRKAAITSEADNSKPSQPELAQATRQGTEGVSVKVVAILCFVSFMLAYFFF from the exons ATGTCCGTCGAGATTGAACCCTTTGAGCTCGGCTTCCGCA GGCCATTTACTATCGAGGTCGCGCAGAtcctcaagatcaagaacaCCAACAAAGAGCCAATCGCTTTCAAG GTTAAAACGACAGCCCCTAAGCA GTACTGTGTTCGACCAAACTCTGGTCGTGTTGAGCCCGGCCATGAAGTCGAAGTTTCAG TCCTCCTGCAGGCCATGAAGCAGGAGCCTCCTGCCGACGCCAAGTGCCGTGACAAGTTCCTCGTCCAGTCCGTTACCATCACCGGCGACAAGGACTTCACCAACGTTCAGCAGATT TGGGACGGTGTGCCAAAGTCGGCAATCCAAGAGAGAAAGATCCGAGTCTCTTGGCTCGCCGCCAACGACGACGGAAACGCGGAACCTGCGGTGTCGACTCCTCCCCGTCGTTCACTTGCTAAT GGCCATGAGGATACCCCCAATGCCGCCCCTCCAGCCTACTCTTCCCCGCACGATGAATCCACCATTCTCGATAACACCTCTCCAGGCCAACCCGAGCAGGAGTCCAGGGAGGAGACTGGGTCAACTGTCGCCGAATCTGCCGTGGccgccgccaagaccacagCCGTCGAGACCTACGAAGAGATCAAGGCGAAGCTCGCTCAGGCGGAGGCTACGATTGCCCAGCTAAAGAACGACGCAGCAAGTGGACTCAGACAAAGGAAGGCAGCTATAACCTCCGAGGCAGACAACAGCAAGCCTTCCCAGCCCGAGCTCGCCCAGGCGACGAGACAAGGTACCGAGGGTGTGTCCGTTAAGGTCGTGGCCATCCTGTGCTTTGTTAGTTTCATGTTGGCGTACTTCTTCTTTTAG
- a CDS encoding uncharacterized protein (EggNog:ENOG503NW10; COG:C), producing MSPPTDLPEMEYRFLGRSGLQVSAISLGGWLTYGGHVDREGTFACMKAAYDVGVNFFDCAEVYAKGESEKVMGEAIKKFGWQRNDLVISTKIYWGSAFSTRPVNNIGLSRKHIIEGMNQSLERLQLDYVDLIYAHRPDRNTPMEETVRAFNHLIDIGKALYWGTSEWDADEIAEARHYADKLNLIGPLMEQPRYNMLERLRVESTLAHLLRTPQSLGLTVFSPLRQGILSGKYKSGIPPDSRFAQTQLEFISGFWKRTGKEEFQEMVDTVSKLEPIAERLGVKQSVLALAWVLANKHVSSAITGASSPEQVYENVEALRVYKLLTEEVMGEIDEILGNKPPAVVMRF from the exons ATGTCACCGCCTACTGATCTCCCCGAGATGGAATACCGCTTCTTGGGCCGCTCCGGTCTCCAAGTTTCTgccatctccctcggcgGCTGGCTGACATACGGCGGTCATGTCGACAGAGAAGGCACCTTCGCCTGCATGAAAGCCGCCTACGACGTCGGTGTCAACTTCTTTGACTGTGCCGAGGTGTACGCGAAGGGTGAGTCCGAAAAGGTCATGGGcgaggccatcaagaagttTGGCTGGCAAAGAAACGATCTCGTCATCTCTACCAAG ATCTATTGGGGCTCAGCCTTCAGCACCAGACCAGTAAACAACATTGGGCTCTCCCGAAAGCACATCATCGAAGGCATGAACCAATCCCTCGAACGCCTCCAACTCGACTACGTCGACTTGATCTACGCCCACAGACCAGACAGAAACACACCCATGGAAGAAACAGTCCGAGCCTTCAACCACCTAATCGACATAGGCAAGGCCCTCTACTGGGGCACCAGCGAGTGGGACGCAGACGAAATAGCCGAAGCACGCCACTACGCAGATAAACTCAACCTCATCGGTCCTTTAATGG AACAGCCCCGGTACAACATGCTCGAGCGCCTCCGCGTCGAAtccaccctcgcccacctcctccgcactCCCCAATCCCTAGGCCTGACCGTCTTCTCCCCTTTGCGGCAGGGGATCCTCTCAGGAAAATACAAATCCGGCATCCCGCCCGACTCCCGCTTCGCCCAAACCCAGCTCGAGTTCATCTCCGGCTTCTGGAAGCGCACGGGCAAGGAAGAGTTTCAGGAAATGGTTGACACGGTCTCCAAGCTCGAACCAATCGCCGAGCGGTTGGGCGTGAAGCAGAGCGTGCTGGCGTTGGCGTGGGTGCTGGCTAACAAGCATGTTAGTAGCGCCATAACAGGAGCGAGCTCGCCGGAACAGGTGTATGAGAAtgtggaggcgttgagggtgTACAAGTTGCtgacggaggaggtgatgggggagatTGATGAGATTTTGGGGAACAAGCCGccagcggtggtgatgaggttctAG
- the DES1 gene encoding sphingolipid delta-4 desaturase (EggNog:ENOG503NV6N; COG:I), whose translation MASTTITSNGTTKRKAANGISNGHANGATAPTKNADDQKEHDFFWTYTEEPHRTRRLAIIKAHPEVLKLCGAEPLTKYVVAGVVALQILCAHLLRDTPFWSLKFWAVAYIIGATSNQNLFLAIHEISHNLAFRSPLANRLFAIFANLPIGLPYSASFRPYHLTHHKSLGVDGLDTDLPTALEAVFLDSILGKAFFCTFQILFYALRPMAVYRVPFTWVHWLNVAVQLSFDYALIALLPNYFSVNSVLYLILSSFLAGSLHPTAGHFIAEHYVYEHISDEARDPENKIPLPETYSYYGILNFFTYNVGLHNEHHDFPAIPWTRLPKLNKIAKEFYDPLPTHESWVYVLWQFIFDDKIGMTSRVKRKQGGRVVGGGNVAAKAKVADWTAEEIEA comes from the exons ATGGCTTCCACAACGATTACGAGCAACGGCACGACCAAGAGAAAGGCTGCCAATGGCATCAGCAACGGCCACGCCAACGGCGCGACGGCGCCCACCAAGAACGCGGACGACCAGAAGGAACATGACTTTTTCTGGACTTATACTGAAGAGCCACACCGGACGCGGAGgttggccatcatcaaggcgCACCCTGAG GTCTTGAAACTATGTGGTGCCGAACCATTAACGAAATATGTCGTCGCCGGCGTCGTTGCCCTCCAGATCCTTTGcgcccacctcctccgaGACACGCCCTTCTGGTCCCTGAAGTTCTGGGCGGTCGCCTACATCATTGGCGCTACCTCGAACCAGAATCTCTTCCTGGCCATCCATGAGATCTCCCACAACCTCGCTTTCAGGTCGCCCCTGGCCAACCGCCTCTTTGCCATCTTCGCCAACCTTCCTATAGGGTTGCCCTACAGTGCTTCGTTCAGGCCTTACCACCTGACACATCACAAGTCCCTCGGAGTTGATGGCCTCGATACCGATCTGCCTACCGCTCTTGAAGCCGTCTTCCTCGACTCGATCCTCGGcaaggccttcttctgcaccTTCCAGATCCTATTCTACGCCCTCCGCCCGATGGCCGTTTACCGTGTCCCCTTCACCTGGGTCCACTGGCTCAACGTTGCCGTTCAGCTGTCCTTCGATTACGCCCTCATTGCCTTGCTCCCGAACTACTTCTCGGTCAACTCGGTCCTGTATCTGATCCTGTCTTCCTTCCTGGCTGGCAGTCTCCACCCAACAGCAGGGCACTTCATCGCCGAACACTATGTGTATGAGCACATTTCGGACGAAGCCAGAGACCCCGAGAACAAGATCCCTCTTCCTGAGACCTACAGCTACTACGGCATCTTGAACTTTTTCACTTACAATGTCGGTCTGCACAATGAGCACCACGACTTCCCTGCGATCCCCTGGACTAGACTGCCCAAGTTGAACAAGATTGCCAAGGAGTTTTATGATCCCCTGCCTACACACGAGAGCTGGGTGTATGTGCTTTGGCAGTTCATCTTTGATGACAAGATTGGCATGACGAGCCGTGTCAAGAGAAAGCAGGGAGGGAGagttgtgggtggtggaaatgTTGCTGCAAAGGCCAAGGTGGCGGATTGGACAGctgaggagattgaggcttga
- a CDS encoding uncharacterized protein (EggNog:ENOG503P0YG; COG:Q) — protein sequence MTPSRPADDRLVGFTLEIPYDVVKTPRLMDQESVSQYLSYVGLDKSYHPSSHPVLDLDYLTTIFQAQITSFPYENLSIHYNPFHRILLDPQHLFTKLVTSPRRGRGGYCMELSIFFSHILRALGFSSIHYSGVRNRNRTNGTPQGPYNGYVHLVNILTLPNTNPAQQYVLDAGFGGDGPTFPLPLTEHLIHHNTIGTQQIRYTRDWLPDQRFRDESKGALKHWIYEYRNSPEKPWNSYYAFVPEHEFTELDFENLNVFLSECERNHQTYTVLVIRFLRGGEEGEQKIKGKVMMVQGEVKQNLGGRTELVKVCRTEEERTEVLKEVFGINLTEEEKGAIRGWASELKGE from the exons ATGACGCCTTCACGCCCTGCCGACGACCGGCTTGTCGGGTTTACGTTGGAGATACCCTATGATG TGGTCAAAACACCAAGATTGATGGATCAAGAGAGT GTCTCTCAGTATCTCTCCTACGTCGGTCTCGATAAGTCATAccacccttcctcccaccccgtccTCGACCTAGactacctcaccaccatcttccaagcccaaatcacctccttcccttACGAGAACCTCTCCATCCACtacaaccccttccaccgcatcctcctcgacccccaacacctcttCACCAAACTTGTCACCTCCCCAAGGCGCGGCAGAGGAGGCTACTGCATGGaactctccatcttcttctctcacATCCTCCGCGCCCTCGGCTTCTCCTCGATTCACTACTCGGGCGTCCGCAACCGCAACCGCACAAACGGCACCCCCCAAGGCCCCTACAACGGCTACGTCCACCTAGtcaacatcctcaccctccccaacaccaacccagcccaaCAATACGTCCTAGACGCTGGCTTCGGCGGCGACGGCCCAACCTTCCCCCTGCCCCTAACCGAacacctcatccaccacaacaccatcggCACCCAGCAAATCCGCTACACCCGCGACTGGCTCCCCGACCAGCGCTTCCGTGACGAGTCCAAGGGCGCGCTCAAGCACTGGATCTACGAGTACCGAAACTCGCCTGAAAAGCCCTGGAACAGCTACTACGCCTTTGTGCCGGAGCACGAGTTTACCGAGTTGGATTTTGAGAACCTGAATGTTTTTTTGAGCGAGTGCGAGAGGAATCATCAGACGTACACGGTGCTGGTGATTCGGTTTctgagaggaggggaggagggagaacaGAAGATAAAggggaaggtgatgatggttcagggggaggtgaagcagaatttgggagggaggacaGAGTTGGTCAAGGTTTGTaggaccgaggaggagaggactGAGGTGTTGAAAGAGGTGTTTGGGATAAACTtgacagaggaggaaaaaggGGCGATACGGGGGTGGGCGTCGGAGTTGAAGGGTGAATAA